actttttctgcAGCTTCCACCCGTTTTGTGAAGTGTGAAAAGTGTCACCATTTTTTTGTTGTACTGTCAGAGGCAGACACAAAAAAGAGCATCATTAAAGAGCCCGAGtcagcagcagaagctgtgaaaTTGGCATTCCAGCAGAAGCCGCCGCCTCCACCGAAAAAGGTAGAGTTCTTAATTTCATCCCAGTGTTTCCTTGTATTACAGCATggtgaaatgttttatttcttaatctgCATCAAGTGTGTAACAGTCTACTGTAACAGAGCAACAGACAAGAAAGACAATTAGCTCAAGGTTAAACCTTTGAGAGCTATGTGACCTGACAGAGCACTGATGAAGGGGACGaggagaatcatagaatcacagaatggttctATGATTATAAAGGGGGCAGGAATCATAAGagtggtttaggttggaagggacctcaaagatcatctagttccaactccctgccatgggcaggaacactttccactagcccaagttgcccaaagccccgcCCAACCTGCCTTGAACCCTtctggggaggggacagccacagcttctctggacaacctgtgccagggcctcaccaggTCAAATTAACAGGGAAGAATTTCtacctaatatctaatctaaatctaccctctatCAGTTTAAACCTgttgcccctcatcctatcactgtgcttcctgatgacgagtccctccccacctttcctgtagcctcttTAAATCCttggaggctgctctaaggtttccccagagccttctcttctccagctgaaccccccaactctctcagcctgtcctcacaggggaggtgctccagccccctgagcatcttcgtggcttcctctggccctgctcgagcaggtctgtgtcctgatgtttggggccccagagctggacccagcactgcaggggggtctcacgagagcagagcagaggagaagaatcccctcccttgacctgttggtcgcactgctcttgctgcagcccagcacacgggtggctttctgggctgagagtgcacgttactggctcacagtcagtttacCATccatcaacacccccaggtccttgtCCCTGAGGCTGCCCTCAATCAGCCTTACCCAGCCTGGCTTTGTGTTctgattgccctgacccatgggcaggaccttgcccttggccttgttgaacttcatgagatttgcacgggcctttccagcctgtccaggtccctctggatggatcccttccctccacaatgtgactgcaccacacagctcagtgttgatggggaacttgctgagggtgcctcgatcccactgtccatgtcaccaacaaaggtgttaaacagtgccagtcccaaccccgacccctgaggaatgtcactcatcactgctctccacttggagaTTCCTTATCAACTGAgtggtccacccatcaaatccacgtctctccagtttagagacaaggatgtcctgCAGGatagtgtcaaatgctttgcacaagtccagttagatgatgtcagctgctctttccttatccaccaacactgtaaccccatcacagaaggtcaccagatttgtcaggcatgatttgcccttagtggagccatgctggctgtcaccaaccaCCTCTTTGTTTTCCACATGCTCttgcacagtttccaggaggatctactccatgatcttgTCAGGCATAGAGGTGAGACTGGCCTGTAGTTACATGGGTcgtctttccctttttaaaaacaggggttatgtttccccttttccagtcatcaggaacttcaccagactgccacaacttctcaaatatgatggacagtggcttagccacttcatctgccagttctgtCAgaacccatggatgcatctcatcaggtcccatgggcttgtgcaccttcaggttccttagatggtcttgaatctGATCTTCTTCTGCAGTGAGTGGgtagttcttcattctcccagtccttgACTTGCTTTCTGCCCCTTGAGTGGTGTGGCTAGAGCACTTGatggtgaagactgaggaaaaaaagtcattgagtacctcagccttctccatatcctgggtaataAGGTCTCCTATTTCATTCAAGAGAGGGCCCCCATTTTCCCTAGCCTgtcttttatcaccaacatacctatagaagctcttctttttgtccttgacATCGATCAGGGCTTTGGTCTTCCTAACCtcatccctggctgcttggacagtttgtATTCTTACCAGGCtacttgtccttgcttccaccctctgtaggcttcctttatGTGTTTGAGCTTGTTCAGGTAAATCAAAGTAGTTGGGCTTGTTTCCCTCTACCGTTGTCTTGTGACTGAAGTCCAGTAACTTCATTTTCTCCTTGTGACCCTGAGGCTAACCTTAACCCTTGCCAACTGCAGTATCTTTTGTTTCCTGGTATGGCCTCATATTAAGCAACCTAATGTTAGCAGCTTCCTTCTGTAGCTGCAGAACCTTTTATCTGGCCCATTTCTGGGCTGATCGGCTTGTGGCTTTGATCCATCTTACGTCGTTGGGTTTCCCTCTCTCAAATAGGGAGGTTATTGTGTTTCAGTTTCTAGTGGACTGTAATGATTTCTGAAGCTGTGTACGGCTTCTGAATAGGATTCTTAAGAAATTAAGTATTCTTGAAACTTCTGTTCCTCTTACAAATTTGGGTAAAAATGATAATGGGTTTAAATATTAATAGGAGAGAACTGCAGACACAATGTGACTGCGGAAGTTCCATGTTTTTAAGTAAACTTATCAACAGGAACATATTCTGTATTTTAGATGCTGGGTTTCTGGTTCTTAGTGCTGTAGTGGTTGGTTTAGACCAAAGTCCATCTTTGGCACAATATACTGTTCTTCTTTTTTGCTGCCTGGTAGTTTAGAAGTGTTACTAAAATTGAGTTCTTTTTCAGATTTATAACTACCTCGACAAATACGTTGTTGGTCAGTGTTTTGCCAAGAAGGTGCTTTCAGTTGCTGTGTACAATCATTACAAAAGAATCTACAATAATATCCCAGCTAACCTGAGACAGCAAGCAGAAGTTGAAAAGCAGACTTCTTTAACACCGAGAGGTTTGTACGATTGGTGTTTTTCTAGTCAAATAAAACTTAACACTTCAGCGCTCTAACTTAAGAAATCTGAGAAACTTATTACCTTGACACTAGGTGTTCTGTAATTAGAATGAGCTAAAAAAGTttctattaaatttaattttcactgtatGTAGATTTCTGTGATGTATTTAAAAGTAATCCAGAAGGTTTATGATGCCATGGGTATTGCCCACCGTATTCCATGGTTAGCATTTTTTACTGACATGTGTTATTAAGTAATTTCCTTTAACTTTATAAAGTGAGCCTCCTAAATTTCTAATCTTATTTACTGCTTAATGGTAAATCTGCAGCTTTTAATCTGCACACAACGATGCAGATCATGAAGACAATAACTTGCATAGTGAATGTGATGAATAACTAGCTTTCTAGCCACATTTGCTGCTGTTGGCAGCGTCTCTTGGTCACCATAGTATTGTTCCATATCTAGCAAGAGTTGTAGGTGTAGATGGAGTTACTCTTGGCAGTACTTTTGCTACTGAGTAAGTGTGTAGCTATGTTGATCTAACTTATTTTTAGAAGTAGGATTAAGTGACTGTCTCTGATTCAAAGtataccttgattttttttttaaggtgttttgTTCTGTCTTGCAATAAATAGTATACTGAGTGATCAGTCATCTTTGTTTTTTGAATTTATGTGAATAAGTATTTTAACTAAGAGGGAAACATTAGTAGCACTTTTCTGGTAATGGTAGGAGAGTTGTGTACCTGGCACAGAGAAGTTCCTGACCCTCCACAGGAAGATAAAATGGTGCACACCCAGAGGGACTGGCACTGAACATTTAGAATGGATAGTACTTTGAAATATGTGAAATCTTACATTGTAACATTCAGATACAAATGTGAGTGTTTAAGGAagcctttccaaaacaaaaattatcttacagcatttattttccccttctataagtggctttaaaattaaaatctaatcaGAGGTAACAGACTTAACTGTTTTAAGTAGTAGAAAGCTTGCTATCATTTTAGAAACATGCAAGTTGGGTTTTGGATTagttttgacaggaaaaaaaagatttatggGCATTTCTGGTTAGAAATACATTCATACACAGTGCTGAGATGTATTCGGAAGAGGGCAAGAGGTGGAGAATTTATAAGCTTTTATAAACttattttttgttactgttttcatCCTCTCTTAGAATTAGAAATCAGAAGACGGGAGGATGAGTACAGATTTACAAGTAAGTGAACTCTCTCCTCATGTCCTCCTCTGTAACATCTACTCCTTTGGTGTTAATGTAGATTAGTGACCACTAGTTTGAAATGCTAGGTAAAatcctgtttgcttttcttctgtaagTAAATTTAATTGATGGCACTGAGCATATTTTTAGGAGAGGTTACTAGGGTCTGACTCTTTATCTAGTTCTAGGtagaaagtaattaaaatttaaaaatgccttttatgAAGTTGGCTACATAATTACCTGTCCTTAGAGTTGTCCTTAAAGTGgaaattaagatttatttttaatttagaactGAGGTCCAATTATATTAATAATGCCACACAAGATATGATAGGAGGTAGTTAGTAAGGGAAGTTAGGCAACTGTTTTCTGTAGGATATTTCTACTCGTAAAAGGCACTCTCACCTTGAACCtcagaatgcctttttttttttccttcccacccaCCCTAATCCAAGTGAGGTCAGttatgtttgttttcagttcaCTGGAACTCTCACTGGCTATTGAACTTCTTCCTTGGTCTAGTGTGGGTCAGTTTGTAATCCCAGTTACATCTCTTCAAACCAGTTTTCTTAATCTTCAGTATTCTACCCTGTGAACCAATGAAAACTCTAGtgctctgaaaaaagaaaattcagctcaGTGTCTATATCCATGTGTACAAAACCTGTAACAACTGATCTAAGACAAGTTTTTAAGTCCTGAGAGTAGACCTGTACATTGCTTTTGTAATTGTTACAGTATACCAGCTCTTGTACCTTTTTATCATAGAAATCAACTGCTTGGATTTATTTCTTcttatctgttaaaaataaaaaattgcagtTAAAATGAGTCAATTTGTAGGGActgaaaatttctcatttttaatggaGTATTTTTGGAGTATTTTTAGATAATCCACTGTACCACTGTAGATTATTTTCATATGTTCAAATATGTGCTTGtacaaaaatatgattaaaactCATGTTTTTGTAATAATTGTGCCATACTTCTGTTGCAGTCCTATCTGTAAACTTCTGTACAGATAGAATTACAGGTttgcagaacaaaacagaagaatcAAAGTTTTATTGTGTATTTAAGGTAATGACAGACCTTGTCAGTGCTCAAACAGTACTGTTATTGTTCTCTTCAGAACTACTGCAGATTGCTGGCATCAGTCCACATGGTAATGCGTTAGGAGCATCAATGCAGCAACAAATGAACCAGCAGATACCTCAGGAAAAACGGGGAGGAGAAGTATTAGATTCACCCAATGACGACATAAAACttgaaaaaagtaatattttgctGCTTGGACCAACTGGATCAGGTATACAGCTGCATGTTTTTATAGGTGTCAGATTTTTCTTAGACTTGATTGTTAATGagtgattttcttcttttgtgattATTCTAatttggtgtaaaaaaaaaaaaaaaagctaaacgGTGCTTTCATGCCATGGTAACAAGCTGAGCTAAATACTGTGAAAAGGAAGGTCTGGTcatgtggttttctttttgatttttgttttgtttttaaacacctATATTATTTACTAACTGACTAAAATGTGCATGTTTCACTAAACTGAAATGACACATTTAAAGTTTCTCTGCTTTGGACGATGAGATGCTGTGGTTAGCGTTGCTTGACCTCTGGGACAGATCACTTACAAGGAGGCTTAAAAGAGAAATCATATTTGTGTGTTTATAAGTGAAGTGATAAACATTTTGCAGACTATTCGGGAGAACATTcactaaataatattttaatttttgtttcttcccaaCTTCAAAGCAGGAGCAATTAGACTTTGTACTGCACCTTGAGTGTCTGCAAAGTACTACTGATTTATTTCATCTTTAATCTATGCAAGTATGTGTATTTTGGTTTCTATATTGTGTGGTATTTCTGATACTGCATACATTTCAAGCTGCCTCAGATGTGTAGTATTAGTCTAATTCAGAAATACAGCTTGCCAACAGAAAACACTGTTCATGAACACTGACtgccttggaaaatattttatatgaatatATGAACATGCTGGCATAATTCAAAATGTCTAATGGTGGTGATGATGATCCTATAGTAAATGTTTGGTTTGTGTGCTCTAAAGAAATGTATGGAAGTGACACAAGTTTTATTTTATCAGGTAAAACCTTGCTGGCTCAGACTCTAGCTAAATGCCTAGATGTACCTTTTGCTATCTGTGATTGTACTACCTTAACTCAAGCTGGCTATGTTGGTGAAGACATTGAATCTGTCATCGCAAAACTCCTGCAGGATGCTAACTATAATGTAGAAAAAGCTCAGCAAGGTAAACTTTTACAATACATTTCCTGAAGTTCACTCTTAGACTCTGTTAATTTGCCTAAGTGCTCTAAACTTTGAGACCACCAGCATTTCTGTAATTTATATTCCTTGCATGTACCTGAATCTTAACACTTGAAATCAGAAGTAATAAACCCACAAAGAGCTGTATGGATATCTTGTGGGTTTTGTTCTTGTCCCTAGTTGGACAAGattgtatatatacatttttgcAACCTCCAGTGTGGCAGTAGAACAGACTGCTGCTGTCTTGCATTACATTCTTTCTTGTATATAAGTTCTTGCTTCTCTTAAAAAGTGAAATCTTTCATAAATGCATTTTCTGTCACTGCAGGAATTGTTTTTCTGGATGAAGTAGATAAGATTGGCAGCGTTCCTGGTATTCATCAGTTACGGGATGTTGGAGGAGAAGGTGTTCAGCAAGTACGTACTACTGTGGAGTGATTTTACTTCATAAGCAAACAGCCCATCAAGTCTGAATATCATCCTATCATATGTCAATTAGCATGGGAGTGTATAGAGTCATAGTTCTTCAGTTGCTTAATTATTAACCTTTGAAACCCTCATCTTTCCTCTTTACTttattcactaaaaaaaaatgtctaaacCAACTTGAGACTGCTTCatagaaacattttaattgaaaaagtcTGCAGCATTCAGATGCAAGTTGCATGACATAGGCAAGAATAGATAACACTTCCTATTCTGACAAAACTTGAGGTAACTCATTACTAATTACAGCTCATAGTGTGCATGGGAGTCACATTAGGGAGATTTTTGTCTATCCTTGAATGAGATTATTTGTCTCGTATGGAAAACTGATTTCTTTAGACACTTACTATAAAGACATAAGGGATTAAAAGAATGTAAATCTGTGAAAGTAAGCACAGTATGGTGTGCCACCTTATGTGATACCACACAGTGAAATTTTATGTtgattatttcttctttcctccttagGGCTTGTTAAAATTACTAGAAGGCACAATAGTAAATGTTCCAGAAAAGAATTCTCGTAAACTACGTGGAGAAACGGTGCAGGTTGACACAACAAACATCCTCTTTGTAGCTTCTGGTGCTTTTAATGGTCTTGACAGAATTATCAGcaggaggaaaaatgagaaagtGAGTGCATCAGGCTGTATTTGAACTGAAAAATTATCATCTTATTTACTGTTCACACTACTGACTCGTAAAGGTCTTGCTATGTTTGTAGAGCTGTGGTTTACCATCTGTTATCTGTGAACCTGAGGTCAAGCCTAAGAAAGGTAACAGAGAACAAGCTAACTGTTAGTAGGCTTAAGTAGCTTGCAGCAGTCTCTGCTTCCACAGAGAAATTTTTAGCATACACAAATAGAGAATGGTTTAAtggttggaatagatgatcttcaaggtcttttccaacctagatggttctgtgatacTGTAATAgaaaaagggcgggggggggaggtttTAAGCTGTTGGTAGAGGACTACATACTTAAGTGGTAGAATTCTTTACATTGCTCTCATGTCCTATGTTTCTTAAAAACAAGATGTGAAACAGTCCTAGGAATTATAAGACTTTCAGTTGCAGTGTACCAAGTGTGAAACTGAGAAGAAGCTTTTTTACTGATATCCAGATGTTTATTGATGCTCAGACAGTTTGAGCAAATGGTGTTAAAAGCTATTATCCTAAAATATCTTGTCACACAGTTTACTCTTCTGTGTGTTAATGTCTGGGGACAGATCTTTTCTGGCAAAATCTGTACCCTGTTTCTAACAGGGGAGTAACTGAAATCCAAATTAGTGTTTATGATAATTCATGTAGCTTTTCACACAAGTATTCTTGCATGCATTTACTTCACTTCTGAAGAGCCCTTTTTAGTGTCACTGGTATTTATGAACTTACCAGGACATGTTACTAACTTTTTTTATATTCGGAGAAACTTGCTCTTAGGATGGTGTATTGATACCTTACTGAGGGAATTAAATGTTAGAAGAACCTGAGTGCAAGAGGTCTAATTTTACTGTAAGTGATTTATCAAGCTTGAGTTAATATATAATGACATAATCagtca
This sequence is a window from Athene noctua chromosome 13, bAthNoc1.hap1.1, whole genome shotgun sequence. Protein-coding genes within it:
- the CLPX gene encoding ATP-dependent clpX-like chaperone, mitochondrial isoform X1 — protein: MSACHSCAAAARLLGSTLPSARRGITCGRTRIPVLRKLGTFETCSLRRIPLRNFSETPAYFASKDGANKDGSGDGSKKSVGEGGGKKSSSGSSGKGGNQLRCPKCGDLCTHVETFVSSTRFVKCEKCHHFFVVLSEADTKKSIIKEPESAAEAVKLAFQQKPPPPPKKIYNYLDKYVVGQCFAKKVLSVAVYNHYKRIYNNIPANLRQQAEVEKQTSLTPRELEIRRREDEYRFTKLLQIAGISPHGNALGASMQQQMNQQIPQEKRGGEVLDSPNDDIKLEKSNILLLGPTGSGKTLLAQTLAKCLDVPFAICDCTTLTQAGYVGEDIESVIAKLLQDANYNVEKAQQGIVFLDEVDKIGSVPGIHQLRDVGGEGVQQGLLKLLEGTIVNVPEKNSRKLRGETVQVDTTNILFVASGAFNGLDRIISRRKNEKYLGFGTPSNMGKGRRAAAAADLANISGESDPHEDIEEKDRLLRHVEARDLIEFGMIPEFVGRLPVVVPLHSLDEKTLVRILTEPRNAVVPQYQALFSMDKCELNVTEDALKAIARLALDRKTGARGLRSIMEKLLLEPMFEVPNSDIVCVEVDKDVVEGKKEPGYIRAPTKDSSEEEYDSGVEEEGWPRQADAANH